The Elaeis guineensis isolate ETL-2024a chromosome 5, EG11, whole genome shotgun sequence DNA segment ggataggcCCACTCAACTGATTGTCcgccacatctagccagtagagATGTGAAAGGGTACCCAGGGAAGCAGGTATCCTCCCAGTGAACTTGTTTGAATTGAGAGCTCTggaataaaaatcaaatccttcAACCTGTTAATCATTTCAGTCAGGAAGATGGAGCAGAATATACGAATGTTACAGTAAATCTTACAGGAATGAGAGGTTTCCTAAATTTCCTAATTCCTCTGGAATTTCACCACCGAAGTTGCAGCCGACCAAGATTCTATGAAATAGGAAAGTTGTGAGTGTCAAGGAAACTTCAAAATGTCTAGATAAGCTTGAATTGAAGTATGGGTCCCGGTAACAGGCCCGTTGAACTTACAGGGTGTTGATCTTCTTCAGGTTTCCAATATTTGCAGGAAGTTGACCGCCGAGCTCTTTATTGTAGGACAGGTCCCTGCAGGTGCAATTGTTAAATCCTAATAATACGACTGAGCTTGCGTATTAGTGGCTTCTTAAAAAGGTTTAGACCCTGTTACATTTGTCAAGCTCTGAAGTTGATAAGTGCTAATGATTTGAAGTTGGTTGTTGAAATTTGCATCCAAAATGGCATAGTGCAGGCGTCCCATTCTATTGATTTTTAAGGCACTATCTATTTGATCCAGGAGGTTAAATATAGTTGGATTTTATAATCTTTTATTAGCATCCTGCATGTTGTTACATCCATGCAACACTGGAATAATTCAAATTTTATCTGATCTGCAGTGTCAAACTTACAGGATCTGCAGTTCGCTGAGTTGCCCTATGTCCCCACTTAAAGTACCTTTGAGGCCCATAGTTGACAGTTTCCTGAAAATATGATGGGTTAGTAAAGAGACTCGGCAATATCAGCTGATGATAATTTCAGAAGCTTACAGGACAGTCACTCTGGAATTGCTGCAGTTGACTCCTATCCATGGTGTACCACAGGGATCATCCGACTGCCCCCAATTTGGTGGTGTGTTCTGCCATTCACCCATTAGAGATCGGAGAACAGCAGCTGTAAGTGATTCATTGGTTCATGGTTAGTTTTATATGCTTCCCTCACTTGAAAGGAGAAATCTCTGAAGTGAACCAGAAATCTCCCTACAGAAGTCCAAACCCAAAAAGGTATTACGAAATGAATTGTTAGATTATGGAAAGAATTTTCTATTTTCTAAACCAACCAGATGATGGATATTTCCTGAAATATGGTTGCGGCAACTGAATCTATGAGTCAATGGGTGCCGTGGGAGGATCACTCGGCTAAGGCGCTCGGTTTATCTGAATCAACGTGGATTGATATCAAGAGACCTCTTGCTAAAATTTCTCTTGCATGTATGAGTGGGTAATTCAACTCTATTGTTGTATAACTGAAGCTTAATTGTGTGTGTGTGATTTTTACAGACAAAAGGACTTTTTATGGAGAAAGGTCTTTCTGACAGAAATTATAGGAGGTACAGCATCTTCATGTATCTGTGTTGTAATAGCACTACAACACTCTCAGCGGACCACTGCTAAATTTTGGGGATGTGGAATCCACATCCAACAAAGACAAACCTCCGTCTTTTCTTTATCAACTTAACAATACAGAGGGACAGAGATAGGAGAAATACCATCCGTGAGATCTGTGGTGCCAGAACTGACTTGAAGGCCTGCAACAAATACAAGCAGCAGCAGAAGGCCCGTTCCCATGCCGGCAGCAGCTTGGAGAAGGCGAGTATCCCCCCTTGTCGTCCCTCAGCGATCAGCCTGGTATTAGAAGCCACTTAGTTTAGTGGGTTAGCACAGTAGGAGCTGGTAACTACCATCATTCTCTCCATCAAGGCTTCTGGGTTCCAGGAATCAAATCATGAGACTGGAAGTTAGAAAAGAATTCTTTGTCCAAAAGGTGTTGCCTTATCTTCGAAGACAGTCAACCTTGGATCGGTGTGATTACAGTCGTCTCAAAGGCTCTCTTTTTCTGGGTCTTGAGAATAATTATGTCAGAATAAGATGGGATTGGACTTGTCACCATTCCCCTTTTTCTACGTCTAGTCCAACAGCCAAGGACATTGTTCAAGGAGATGATGACTGTTGTCAACAAGAAGCGAATAAAGAATTTAGAGCATCCGATATATGATGTTTGCTTGTTATTTTAGCTTCAAATAGTGCTATTGGAAGGGTGGTAATGGGGACCAAGAGCACTCAAATAAATTCTCGATCCTACCAATTCCACAATTGAGTATGGTGGAGTTGAGGGGAATTGCCAGTTGAGCCCTCGGTATATACACGGTCCAGGAGATGAAGTCCGGGCTCTGATGCTACTTTGGAACTGATTGGTTGTTCATGGATGGCTGGATGATAGATAGCTTAGAAGGATGCAAAGAAGGAAATAGGTTTTTAATTAGATGATGCTCCGGCCGTGCAGCAAATAGCTGTCACAACAAAGGACATTGGGTGCCAAAGATCTTGAGAATGTCCGGGCTGCTGTCAACTTGGAAAGTGAAGGTGGTGAGAAAGGGGAAGTAGAAAAACCCTTCTCAACGTGAAAAGGTAGCTCTACTTTTTTTACCATTTGATTAGAAGGGGGAAAAATGCCTATTACAGAGCCTGGAAAGCTTCAAAGAAAAGATTTACCACCGACAAGCTTGCCATCTCCGGAGGTTAGAATAACTTCTAATGACCGTTCTTTTTCTAGAGAAACTATTGGTCAATATCAATATCACGTCTCCGATTCaaaattgtgaatcgagggtcatgacaaccaccacatacttatagaaaactcttcccataagcatgcaaggcatcttatcatgctatcttaaaacaacagcggaataattagtcaataattcaaaatccaaaacataacgatctaaatttcttttttaatatctcaataaattcaacaatgattcataggccttacatcaaattcaataagactttcaacctaaaataaaagtatagggattctgcttctgattactcttccattcatatcttgtatcatcttaatttctcaacatctgtaaaaacaataaaaataggaggtaatgagctagacagcccagtaagcaatgatcacttttcaacagatttcatcagtcatttaagtaaatcatcatttatagaaaataagcatatagagttcatcaatttgaaatcaatttcaattatgcaacataattcatgccaaatacatttctttttcgaaaattcaagtttctttccaaatttcaatttctttcgttcttaaatttttttcgtcaactatgaactatgaccatatttttcctgtggcagggtcataataccacataagatgcttgcggtaggctgcgaaacatctggcagccatgtcctttggaactgttagtctcgctggcggtttgtcgctggtctctctgacgacatgtcgctggtctcgctagtgacataaaccctcaggacaatcaattaccaacgtatatacccccattggcggggtcctttacatagtcaggttgtcaattcataatgtttcttatatcataattcttcataaatcatatttcatattctaattttgataataaaatatataatcatgtagtatcgaaatcaatcaatataatgcatcatgaaatcaatatgttcaatcatgcttcatcataacatttcaaataagatattttaataacaaaataccattcatccaattcatgcatcgtttcacaaatcatgtcagaaaaatatattataatttaccgataaatctagaaaaagtgaaacattacttacctagaatgcattccaataaatccacataattctataaattttcttccaaaaattttgttcatagatcatatcgcgatatcccatgatcaaacatccacaatcctatacagaatcaatttcaataattagaaagaatacgaataccatattttaatggtttagattggatccgatcatctaattttatctaatcaaaatctaattaggacctaaacgatccaaagtttgactatcagatcaagtcgaataagaagtgataggaccgaggtttcttcatcgatttcataaaattaagtagagagagaaaatcagaggagagagaattcatgaggtacaattcgaattgatcaggtgacacaatccaacattatgattggtccaatatctcgattgatgaaatcaacatgatcaaatcaagtcatggctagatcgaaattatggatgatcaaaatctaaagattcatggtctgatcaaggtgagtgtCAGTACACTGCCCGGCaaccatggatcaagattcttcattagaatcagatcaatactattgaaaaaaatttcttcattgactaacctttttagagagagaatcaatcaagagagagaatattttagagagagaaaattctagagagagaaaactcatcttgaattcttcagacaatatgattcaacaaatctgatcgatcagatcaaatcatgctaagattatcatgtggacaattcaataaaatcatgagaaataaaatctaaaaatacctgatctgatcaaagtggatgtcggtgtaccgtccgacgatcacagatcaaaaattcatcatgaggatcatttaaattcatcatcattcttctcaaaattctaaaaatcttaagagagagaaataatctagagagagaattttagagagagaaaatagagagagaaagtctaattctagagagagaaaatactagttcaggctgaagggagagagggaagagagagaaactctctttctcatattttattatttataaattaatttattttatttttttctttcttcttttctttctttctctttttttttccttcacagaagagagaggagagaaaatcctatttattattattatattattattattttattttttttcttctcttttttttcttttctttttcttctttttcttttcttttccttctttttcttttctttttctttttcttttccttcttcttcttctttttcttttcttcttcccatgggCTTGTTTTGACCGAAACAGGAGATTTttaatcccctcattggttggccggccggtggtgcagccggcgtggggcggccgtcggcaggaggggaggcGATCTGGTGGCAAGAGGGAGaccaaatcggtggtcggcggtgaccaccggcgatgaaaaaatggcaaaaagaaaaatttctttcgcaacaaaatccggcgactccggtcgccggcgagcgtgcacatcggcacgggaaggaaaggggagaagagaggaaggggaggaggcttacctccgacgccggcgaagcttttccggcgagcaattagatggcacagggatggtcttccgcggtggattttctgatgattgccgccgattgagcttaggattttcgatggaaaggagagaggagggatctcctccttaaatagagccggagggagctcgtctccgactccgattgggagccgacgagaggaggaagaagactccctttggagtcttctcccctgtttttcttttttttttttgggctttgttacatgggctgggatttgttatcgggccgggccatcatattcttcccctctaaaagaaatttcatcctcgaaattttcttgcttgagtcttcatagtttcttacttgaatctcatccataaatattttaatattctaatttttgatataaattcattcttaaatcatttcataaggaaaaagtcaatacattaattTCGATCtaaaacggaaccattcattttcttatttatcaagaccaacatctcaaagattttcaatatttcaagatttcgaaattatgatctcatttcctgtaaaaaaaattatattcaatacctcatgactagatcaaaataaaatctatctcttgtgaatagaagaaaatcaatgtctctattcttgcataagaacttcattcatcatcatcattcatttttttttatttatttcaaaatatttaccactcttaatttcaacccatcataagataggaaaaacatacttatgtgaatcatttgatgatatcccaatcaatcaaaattcaaaaatattttctcttattcatactttcaaaggttaaagatttatcatttcaatctcattctcgaacttttgatattttattctccatacaacttcatcattaggtcatttcataaaaatcaatat contains these protein-coding regions:
- the LOC140857930 gene encoding leucine-rich repeat receptor protein kinase HPCA1-like, which codes for MGTGLLLLLVFVAGLQVSSGTTDLTDAAVLRSLMGEWQNTPPNWGQSDDPCGTPWIGVNCSNSRVTVLKLSTMGLKGTLSGDIGQLSELQILDLSYNKELGGQLPANIGNLKKINTLILVGCNFGGEIPEELGNLGNLSFLALNSNKFTGRIPASLGTLSHLYWLDVADNQLSGPIPISNNGAPGLDQLLHTKHFHLNKNQLSGPIPEELFSSNMAPIHVLFDGNQLTGEIPSSIGLLKSLQVLRLDRNFLNGSVPSNINNLTSITDLNLANNQLSGAMPNLTGMNDLNYVDLSNNTFDPSESPAWFSQIESLTALVIQFGGLYGQVKHNQDNVK